The genomic segment GATGCATTATTAATTTACAGGTCAAATCTGACTATAACCAAAGTTTGTTCATCTAGAAGATTTTCTaaaacactcatttcatcaaATTTCATGACAGCTCAGGAATTTGGGCAATTTCTTAGAATGCTCTGTGGTAATATTTGCCTGATAGTGCTGAAGAGTTTGAATAAAAATGTAGGAAAGCCTCTGGTACCAAGTAAGAAAGTGGAGAAAAGAAAGACGATATTTTATTCTGTGTGCATATTCAGTATGGATATGTTTTAAAAcatacctgtttttttttctcctttccttggtACCAGGCCTGCCCATCCAGGTTCGCGATGCAGGATTGTCTTTTAAGGATGACATGCCAAAGTCAGATGTCAACAAAGAGTACTACACACAGAATATGGAAAGAGAGGTAATGCTGCCACTTTCTTGGTGTAGtcttatatttgattttttaaaatcctagtGGATTGACACCATCTATATAATTTGTCTTCTGAATTTGTCATTCTGGTGTAGATTTCTAACTCAGATGGAACACGGCCAGTTGGCATGCTGGGGAAAGCCACATCCACCAGTGACATGTTGCTCAAACTGGCCCGGACCACACCCTACTACAAAAGGAATCGACCCCACATTTGCTCCTTTTGGGTAAAAGGAGAATGTAAGAGAGGAGAGGAGTGTCCATACAGGCAAGAGCTGAACTGCATTTTCAGTATTTGCTTTCAGATGATTAGTCACCTGAAAATTGGGAGATACTAACTTATACTGCTTCTGCTTTAAAATCTAAAAGTTCATACAATTTGAGTAGTATATCTCATCTCTTAAGACTATTTAGAAGAGCTTGATTAAATTGTTGTTTTTTACTTAgacattttacttaaaattgAACATTAGGAAACTAAATTGCTGTGCTGTATACTGTAGATGTTGGCCCTAAAAGGGTCTACCTGAGATATGTCTTCACTGTGATGATAACCAGCCTGAATTTCAATGTAAGTTGAAGTCAAATTAAGGCCAGGCATCTAAAGGGTGTGGGAGTATGTTTCAGTCGAGGTTGCTCAGTATCTGAGTCACTTCTTAACTTGGGTTGGTTAACCCCATGTCCAccaaaaaaattatctatgcctTTTTTAGGGCTGGGTCCATAGCTTTAATCAGatactcagagaaatgcaagacCTTAGATACATTAAGAACTATTGACCTAGAGAGGGATAGCAATGTTTCGGTTACATTTTGTTTTGGGGTGGATTGTCACTTCTCTGTAGAGAAACTCTGCCACCCTAGATGGCCATTTAAATGGCTTCTAGGAGGCTGACAAGTCCTTCTGTAATACAGTAAGTTACTTTGTATTAGCTCTGTTTCGGTAATTATGTCTTGGTATAGTAATGGATTTTAGTTCAAAAACATTTCAGGGTATGTAATTTGGGACTTAGGTAGCTAATGTTGGGTGACACCtgtgagatttttttcctttgttttacttttatgcattgctcttttttgttctttttattttttattgaactgtagttgatacacaatattatattagttgcaGTTGTTTAACAGTGATTTGACAACTACATACATGACCAAATTCCCCGTTAAGTGTAATTACCATCTATTATTGTACAAAGATATTACCGTATCATTGGCTGTATTTcctgtgctgtacttttatccccaagattgatttattttattatcagaagtctgtgcctctttattcccagCAAGTATTTCACccaccctcccttctccctcccgcatGGCAAcctccagtctgttctctgtgtttgtaagtttgttcatttgttttttagattctacatacaatgaaatcatacggcatttctttctctggcttaatttcactgagcataataccctctaggttcatccaggttgttgcaaatggcaagatttcgttcttttttatggctgagtaatagtctattgtatttatgtaccacatcttctttatctattcatctactgatgaacacttaggttactCTGTTCTTTCTTGAACCATAGACATGAGAAGCCTACAGATCCAGATGACCCTCTTGCTGATCAGAACATTAAAGACCGATATTATGGCATCAATGACCCTGTGGCAGATAAACTTCTAAAGCGGGCATCGACAATGCCTCGTCTGGACCCGCCAGAGGACAAGACTATCACCACACTGTATGTTGGTGGTCTGGGTGATACCATTACTGAGACAGATCTAAGGTTTGTGGATATAATTTTATGAGCTCTTTTTGCCTTTACCCTGGAATTATTTTTTTGACAAAAACACAAGAAAGCATGGTAATTCTGCACAAAGTATGTTTTCCTTTAGCTATTCTATGGTTAGTATCATGCTTACTAGAATTCTTATAGAATTGTCTTTATTGATGTCCAGAGTAGTAATGTTCATCACCAGTGCTTATCATCCTTGCATATGGTATTAACTACATGAGATTCTATTTGATCAAATAGCCATTAGAATTTATAATGATGGCACATTTCCATGTATGATTATGTAGGGGAGGGAGAGCTTTGCATCCTAAAAATCTTTTGGTTTATGTTGGTTTTTTAAAGAGATAAGTATTTGGCAAATTTGTATTATTCTTGGTTTGTATTTTGCTTAGCTAGATGAGATATCTGAACAGGTAGTGATGCAGTTATCTCTTCCAAAGAGATGAAATGGAGAAGAAACTCCTATAAGTGTAAACCTGCCTGTGGTAACCTTTCTCCATTAAACCCTAAGTGAACTAGGCAGTGCCTGGGGTTGACAGGctttctccctcctcttctcctcctcctcttcttttttacaactttaaaaaaattgttttaaacattCTTGGCTCATGGGCCATGGGAACTGTTGCCAACCACTTATCTAGGGTTTAGAGTCCTTAAAACCCTGAGATGTTGATAACCTTTATGTGctcattccttttctctctcagtACATAGCACCTACAGTAGGGCAAGGTGTTGGGGGATCTAGCTACAGGTAGTTAGGCAGATAACCGTGGAGCCACCTGCCTTGTAGTGAGTCAGTGAAAGAGTTTAATAGTCTATTTTAACCTCCTAGGAATGTCTGTATGTTGTTAACTCTCATTTTCTCTGCCTTTATCACTTCAGAAATCATTTTTACCAGTTTGGTGAGATCCGGACAATTACCGTTGTGCAAAGACAACAGTGTGCTTTCATCCAGTTTGCCACAAGGCAAGCTGCAGAAGTGGCTGCAGAAAAGTCCTTTAATAAGTTGATTGTCAATGGCCGCAGACTCAATGTGAAATGGGGAAGGTGAGAATTAGACTATTTAAAGATACCTTTGTTGAGATTTTCAAAAAGCTGTTTATTATCTGGGGGCTAGTAAGCTTTTGGTGAATAAGCTTAAATCAATAGGCTGTTAAAGAGAATTTCTCATTCTTCAACACATCTTTCCTATGGATGTGGGAGGATCCTGCTTTGGAAATGTATTCAGGGTTTTAGTGTACTACtctcctttgaaggttcatattttttTGTAACAAGCTGTTACAGGCCATATAATGCTCAGGCATGAAAGGTGTATTTGAGAGTTTATAAATTAACTAGACCTCGATTCTGTTCTGTACAGGCTGATTGTCCAGTGGAGAATAGCAGCTAGTTTAAGTTAGAGATGACTGCATAAAAGAGGCACAGGTAAAATGCCTTGAAAGTTCAAAGGCAGGGTATGTTTCCAGCTTAGCACCAGGGAGGAGGTTGCTAATAGCAGCTGTGATCCTCATGGAGTGTTTCCTATGTTCTTATTAAGCACGGTGAGAAACAcatataggttgccttttcaaaACCTTTGCTCTTACATTCTGCATTGTGGCATTTACGGGAAAAGAGTTTGCTGAAGAGGAGATTTTCAAAAAGCTATTTATTATCTGGGGGCTAGTAAGCAGAGAATAAAGGAGCTCCATTTGGCTAAGAAACATGAGAAGCAGGGAAGTGAGAGAAGATGGGACAGAGTGCTGATGTCATTTGTGTGTGTCTCTCAGGTCCCAAGCagccagaggaaaagaaaaagagaaggatggAACCACAGACTCTGGAATCAAGCTAGAGCCCGTTCCAGGGCTGCCAGGAGGTGAGTGCAGACTTTGTGCCTACCCAGTAGCTTACTAACTTCAGACGCTCACATTGCCCTGATGTTCCTTGGATGCTAGAAGAAGCCTGGCTCTCTGGCTCCTGCAGCAGCTCTGTTCTCCCAGCAGGAACCCCCAGAATTTAAAAGTGATAGAAACAACATTTATACCCCCTAACTGTTGGCTGTTTTCTCTTCTccagctcttcctcctcctcctgcagcaGAAGAAGAAGCCTCTGCCAACTACTTCAACCTACCCCCAAGTGGTCCTCCAGCTGTGGTCAACATTGCCCTGCCACCTCCCCCTGGTattgccccgcccccacccccaggtaaCTTCCATCCTTCTTCTCAGTTAATAGCCCAGAAAAATCTTTGTGAAAGTCCTGTCTTCACATCTACCCTCATGTCTAACAGTCTAAATCCTTTGAGTTTGCCCCATAGAACTGTACGGGCAAACCTGATTTGTTAGTATTcctgatattttgtttttctctgacctGCCAAGGAGGGGAAAGTCACCAACCAGTGTTCTAAAGATCTGGGTATATGTATAATCAGAACTGAAGTCACTGCTTTTGGTGATCTCTCACCAGTTTGTTCCCTGTTCTAAAACTAAAGCCTAACTGACACTCTAGAGCACCATTGCTTAAAGTGTATGCTGTGGACACTTGACATTTCACAGGGCACTTATTACTTGTCTGCAGCAAGGTAAGGAGCTTATGCCAGAATGTAAATTCATTAAGAAAGTCTTATTATAAAAATTTGTTATATGAGCTAAACAGTGTACTTGGTCATGTTATTAAGTTACATTTTGGCTCAAACTGTGATCTTGTTGGCCAGTGATAAATAGTTTGAGTACTAGCACTTTGTATAGTGCTGCTCTAGAAAATGTCAGTGACGGTGTGAATAGTGATTGACAAGTAGCCAGTTCTGTGGCAGAGTTCCCATACTCTTGAACCGAGTCCTGATTTTTGAACACCCTCCATTCAAGTATAAAGCATTGAGGTTAATGATGACAAGGTCTTACTATCAGCCTGATATCTTCCTCACCTCACATATCCTGATGGAAACCTGTCTAGTAGGACTGTCATGTTTAATAGATGGCAGAGGCTCAGGTGGCATATTAGCAGACTCCTTCTGTGTCCTGTGGAATTTTCTTTAACCTAGACTGAGGGGAAATGTTTCTAAAACCAAGGAAGTAAGACAGATAGACATTCCTAAGCAAGTCTTGTGAACTGACATTTTCTGATGCCCCTTGTCAGTTTGATTTATGTGTAGGTGGTTTTGACCTTAGAAAGATTTCAAGGGATCTGTAAGCCTAATATTTGTCCTCCTCTCCTGTCTACAGGTTTTGGGCCACACATGTTCCACCCAATGGGACCACCCCCTCCTTTCATGAGGGCTCCAGGACCAATCCACTATCCTTCTCAGGACCCTCAGAGGATGGGAGCTCATGCTGGGAAACACAGCAGCCCCTAGCACATTATTACCACTCTGGGGCTCTGTAGAAGATGGGGCGCTTAAATATCCCAGTAAATGAATCttggaataaatatatttttccttcctttgtagTTTCCATGGTAGCTGAATGTGTTCGGATGTAGGCAGTCAGAACAATAGCCATGCTTTCCTACATGTATTCAAAGGATTGATGGACCTCAAATTAGCTGCCATTAACACATCTGGTTACTACTTTAACATTACTAGTAAAACTCAATGCCTACTTCCCTTCTATGGGGAACAAGCAACTGGGTGAATTGGAATGTCCAGCGGAGTTACCATCCcaattttatgttcattttgtatcttttttggggggaaaaattGACCTGCAGTAAAGATCTTTTGACCATTTTTTGTTCATTGggtattttcctttttatcacCTAAGAAAAGATGACAAGTACTAATCATTGTAGTGGCATGAGTGTGATTTAACACTTCTGAAGTCACAGCCtcagaaagacaagtagaaacCAGCACCCATTACGGCCCAGATCTTTTCTGGCCTTTCCTTTCCTCGTTTATTACTAAAGGAGTCTGGCTGATAGTTTCTTCTCTACGCtaccaaaaaaagacaaaataaaaattacttcttGTTCCTATCAATCGGATGGAAACCAATGTGATGGAGCTGAGTATCACTGAAGAAAACGTGTCTGGGATGAATTATTTTAGAACTTCTTGTAAAAACACTTTAACTGTGAAAAGACAAAGCATTGGAGTGTTTGAATAGAAGACTTGCGACCTACAGCTGCAGCTTGGATCTTCAGCATTCACCTACGTGTGTCTTCAGCGTCTCATTTTAATTCCCTGCTTCTGGGCAGGGGACTGTTTGGTCTTAGAATGTTTGGACATAACTGAATTGTAGATGGTAAAAATAATTTGATGttgtgttgtgtttttgtttttaaaaaattaaaacggGTCAATTTTCCAAATGTTGTCATAGGCttatttctcttgataagtctggcaaggggtttgtctattttgttgattttctcaaagaaccagctcttgatttcatcgatttattaatttcattaatttctgttgttttattcttctctgttttatttctgctctgatctttactatgtccctcctgctaactttgggtttcatttgttctttttctagtttctttgtgagtttagactgttagtTTTGGATTGTTCTTGTATTACTATGTACTTCTGTTGTAGGCTTATTTCtagaattctgttttctttgtcctttaaTAGCTGAACTTGAGGTCAGTGGAAATTAGAAAGAAGTTATATATAAATGTAAGTTTTTGCCTTATAGACTATTGATTGTTATCTCTGTATTCATTCTATCATGGTAAAAAGGCCCAGGCCTTTTTAGTACATCTGTCAAAGGTTAGTTGTGTGGTTGAAAtaatgtaacacagagaaggcacacagcacAGAGTCTGCCTTGTGGTAGTTGATAAACGGTAGCTTTAAAAAGTGATCCTCATATACAAGTCATTCAAAAGGAAACAGGCAAAATATATCTACAAATTCATTTTTCCTGTAGCCAATTCAATGTCATGTTTATCTAAAATACTTAGGGAGGAACATACCCCATAGAAACACCATTTTTTAGCtccttctggagaatgttttccTCTAcaagcttattttttttcttgaaagatttacaaattaaaatagaagctCTTATAAAATTAGATTTAATTTCTAGGACTATAAAATGTGAAACAATGTAAGATACTTCCAAGTATTTTGACACCATTTTTGGTGGagtgttttttacttctttggccTACTTGTAAATAACATGTAAATCATATGCAGTGTATTATTAATTGCCAAACTCAATTactgaaatatatacatatataatatgtaaataatttgACTTGTATATTTCCTTTCTGAAAGAAAGATTCTAAATTTTGTATACTGTCTGGCTAtggatatatttttataaaagccCCATAAATCAGCATAAATTGAAGTATAGATGCTCAAttagtctttttatttatttatttattttgttattaatctgcaattacatgaagaacattatgcttactagggtccccccttcaccaagtccccccgccacaaaccccattacagtcaccgtccatcagcatagtaagatgttgtagaatcactacttgtcttctctgtgttacacagccctccccattctgcCCCCCAACATTCTacgtgctaattgtaataccccctttcttcttccccgcccttatccctccctaccctcccattctccccagtccctttccctttggtaactgttagtccattcttgggttctgtgattctgctgctgttttgttcctccagtttttctttgttcttatactccacatatgagtgaaatcatttggtacttgtctttctccgcttggcttatttcactgagcataatatcctctagctccatccgtgttgttgcaaatggtaggatttgttttcttatggctgaataatgttccactgtgtatatgtaccacatctttatccattcatctactgatggacacttaggttgcttccatttcttggctattgtaaatagtgctgccataaacgggtgcatctgtctttttcaaactgggctgctgcattcttagggtaaattcctacaagtggaattcctgggtcaaatggtaagtctattttgagcattttgaggaacctccatactgctttccacaatggttgaactaatttacattcccaccagcagtgtaggagggttcccctttctccacaacctcaccaactcAATTAGTCTTTCTTAAGTAAATTGATTAAGAGCAATTAGATTTTGGCAAAAACACGTAGGTGCTTACCAAactccatttccttttcctctagGCACAAATCTGGAAGTACGCTCAATGAAAAGTAACCTTTGCCATTCCCAGACCATGTCTGAAAAACATCTTACCCAATCCTGTGAGCTCTTTGCCCATCTGCCAGCTGGAAGCACAGGAGGAGGATCCCCGGAAGATGGCAGCCACACAATGGAAGGAGCCTGGGGTCCTCTATCACTGCTTTCAGGAGAGCATTGTGACATGAGTTTTATAGTAAGCCACTGAGACCTAAGAATTTACAGCAGCTAATGTTACTCTAATAACCAGATGGGGGAAAAAACAGTTTTGTTTATACTGAGTAATGCTGGTTTaaacaggctctggagccagattaCCTGAATTGAAATAGTACCTTCCAGCTATGTTACTTAGCCTCTAATTGTCATAATGCCTCACCTCCTAACCCTTCTCACTGCCTGTGGTATTTTGAATTCCCCCAGAAGGCTCAGAAGGTATAGATAGCATCATGACAAATGAACTAAGGCAGTAActgcctgtggggcagagagtGAGATGTGACAGATATTTTGGAAGCCAAGTCAGTGAGTAAGCCATTGTCACCTGgaataaatggaaatgaaagaggagttcAAGATGACCTCTCATCCCCAAAGTCTCTGGCCTCGTCAACTGGGTGGAAGGATGCTTTTTTCTGAAATAGAGAATTCTAGGGCAGGAGAATTAAACTGGAAAGTAGGGCAGGGAAATAGGAGTCCAATATAGGATCTGATGAGTTTAAGTTAACTGTGAGACAGACCGGTGGAAATTCACAGCCCAAAAGGAGTTGGCGCTTAGGAGAGATCAAGATTTGGGAGTTGGCAGGGAAGAGGTATTTGAAGCCCTGGATGTGGAGTGAAATCCTCCAGGATAGGGTTAAAGAACTTTAGTTCTTAAAGTGGGTCAGAATAAGTTCCTAAAGTGGTCTAAGAAGTTGGTGAGGGAAAGACCACCCTTTGAGGAAAAGTAATAGGATGAGATCCCCCCTAAGATTAGAAAATGTTACCCTTCCCAGAGAGCCTATAGTCTTTGTAGTTCTCCTTagcattttattataaacattttctaacatgcataaaagttgaaagaattttacTGTGACCAATTGTATATCCACTAACTGGATCTACAATGAACACTTTGCCATATTTACTTCATCACACATTTATCCATTCCTGTATATATCCACCAATCTATTATGCATTTCAGACTAAATTGATGACATCAGTACATGTCACCTTTAAAACCCTTAAACATTTGTATACTTAACTAAAGTTCAATATTATGAATTATCTAGGTAAAACTTACATACATTGAAATGCACATACTTGAGTATGCCATTCAAGAGTTTTCACAATACGTACATCTATGTGACCCAAACCACTGCCAACATATAGAACATCACCATCCCTCCAGAAAaatttcccttcctcttcccagTCATACCCACCCCCAACCAATCTGAGGCAATTactgttctgatttttttcaccatagattaattttacttattctagaacttcatataaatggaattatgcagTATGAACACTATGGTTGGCTTTTTTCCAATAGAATGATGTTTTGGAGAATCATCCATGATACCGTGTATAATTccttttttactgttgagtacTACCATTTAGGACTATACCATCACTTATCtgtcagctttttgccattatgAATTAAAGCTGCTAGGAATATCCTTGCACATTTTTTTGTAAATACACGTTATTTCTCTTGAATAAATACTTggtagtggaatttctggatcatagggCAGGTGCATGTTTAGTGTTAAAAGAAACTGTCAGGCCTTTTGCCTAAGTGgctttaccattttacattcccactaagaatgtgtgagagttccagttgctctacatCACCAAAATTTGGTGCAAATCTTttgaattttagccattctagtgggtttatcatagcatttcactgtggttttaattttcatttctgttatgaacaagttgagcaccttttcaagtACTTATTGATcatttatgtatttgtatttgttcAAATCTTTTGGCCATTGTTATTCAGTGTCTTTTTACTTACTAGCTATAGGagttttaaaaaactgtatcCTTAGAtttagtcccttatcagatatattttgcaaatattttctctgtgtctgtggcTTGCCTATTACCTTTTCTAATAAAGTCTTTTGATGAAcagaggtttttttctttggttttaaaactctttattttggaataactttagatgtacagaaaagttgcaagaatagtatGTAGTTTTATATCCTCTTCACCTAGCTTCCCCTAATGTGAACATCTTACATAGCTATGGTATagttgtcaaaactaagaaattaacattgatacAACACTATTAACTAAACTAAGTCTTTATTTCACCATTCCTTTCCTCTAATGTACTTTTCTGTTCCAGAATCCAACCCAGGCTCCCACAtcacatttagttgtcatgtctccttagtgCCCCTGCTCTGTAGCAGTTTCTCAGCCTTTCCTTGTTTGTCATGACCTTGATAGGTTTAAAGAGgattggtcaggtattttgtagaatatctCTCAATttaggtttgtctgatgtttttgtATGATTATACGGGGGTTATGGATGTGGGGAAAATATCACAAGGGAAATTACCCTTCTTTACATCTTATTACATTTCATGTGAGTATCACTGATGATGTGAACCTTGATCTTTTGATTGAGGGTGGTGTCTTCCAGGTCTCTCCTTtgtaaagttactatttttccctttcctaTGCTGTTTGAAAGCAAGTCAGTAAGTCCAGTCTCTCATTAGTAGGAGGGCAATTATGCTCCACCTCCTGAAGGGGGAAGTTTCTACATACGTTAATCGGAAATCATCTATACGGAAGAAAGATTTGTATCTTTCCCACTAcgtatttattcaatcatttatttacacCACTATGGAGTCACAGATATTAATTGTGTCCTTTGAGTCATAATCCCCTATTCTCTAGACTTTTTTTACTGTCTTGATACacaaaagttttcaattttgtgttttatatagTGTTTCATAGCAGTTGAAAATAATGAATATTCTCTAATTTGTGGTACAAGattcaacattttaattttattcaagcTTTCTATATCCTTATTCTATTTGCCTCAAATCAGTAATTGAAAGAACTGTACTAAATCATACACTGTGATTTTGGGTTTATCATTTTGTAAGGATTCTCATTATCACAATAATTTTTTTGCCAGaaagtctactttatctgatgTTAATATGGCTAGAACACATTTCATTGGGATCATATTTAATtggtttattattttctgtttattttatttctgtgtcaTATTTTAAGGACTGCTGCTTGTGAACAGCATGGAGTTGGAATTACTTTTTACTCCATTTGTAAGTATCTTTGAACTGGTGAGActtaaccatttacatttattgtggtaagtgatatatttaaatgtgtaccACTTTATTTTATGTGCTTTAATTTGCTGCTTTTCCATTCTTCTTGCCTTCTTTTGAATTGATTTCTCTGCTCAACATTGCTTCttagattttatattttctctctggaTCCTCCTTAAAACatgttcttttattctttcaaGGGTTAGTAGAAAACTCTCTTAATATTTGcctgaaaattaatttattttgctttcactTCTTGAAGATATTTTTTCTGTTATCACTCTTATTCTAAGTGTTCTTCTTTTATAGGTAATTTAACTTTTTTGTCTGGATGCTTTTGAAATTTCTTTGTGGCTTTAGAGTTCTACAGTTTCACTATGGTGGTTCTTAAGTGTGGATTTAATATTCTTTCTCATGACAGGGTAAGGCTTATATGAATTTATATCTTTTATCATGTCTGGATAATCCCCAGTCATTTTCAAACTCCTTCTGAAACTCCCACTAGTACTATTGGACATTTCCATGTtatcctctgtgtcttttaatttctctctcatgttttctgtctctttaaCTCTGATACATTATGGGCACTTTTAGTCAACTATTTCTTCCTTCAGGTACATCTGGTCTACTATTAATCTGACTTTTAGCTTTTTTAAAAGGACGGTTGTTTTGGTATAATATACCATATGTACAGAAAAAGTACACAAACAAATGTAcaactaaaatgaaatatttgaaagtaAATAAGTATATAATAATCAAACATATCTAGACATAGAAACTGTCCAGCTTTCCCCAGAAGCATTTTATGTGTCCTTTCACAATCACAAACCTTTGTTTCCTCTCAAAGTTTCTACCATCCTGGCATTTATATTAAACACTTCCTTGAGtcaataaacatattttatatgtgccttcttttgcttttcattttgtttctgagaTGCATTTGTATTGTTGCATGTAATGCAGCTCATTTATGTTCATTGCTGCTATGTCTAATGTTGGGTTTCCCAATGTTTTAGCTATTCTTGGTCCTTTTCATTTCCACatcactgtatgatttcatttatataaagaaCAAACCCAGGCAAAAGCACAGAGTTCTATATGAATGTCTTGCTAGGCCCCCAAAttacataaaaaattaatgacCTGCTTTTGCAGGATCCAAATTTTACTTATTGTTGAATAAAGAAGCAAAACACAGAATAATACATGTAGTATGATCCCATTACAACAAAGACATATCTTTGGATCTGTACATctatatacatattcatatttaTTCAAATAAGTCTAGAATTCTAGAATAAACCTGCTGTTACCAGTGGTTACTCTGGTATGTGGAAATGAGACAGAATGCAGGAGGGTGAGAAAGTGCAGAGAAGGAACTGTGTGAGCAAATCCTTTCACATTTCATTTccttgtttataattttttttttttacaatatgaAAGTCACATTATCAGAAGAAAAGAATGAGGATTTGCTTTGGGTGTAGCAGGCTCCCCACCAGGCTCTCCTCTTCTGTAGCTGGTGGCTGTCAACACCCTGCTGAACACAGCAGAGCCAACCCAAGGCAGTCCAGATcctctcttctatattttggacaCTTTAAAGGTTGGTTTTCACCTCATGGAAACACAACCTCAAGTAGCAGCCCCCAAATTCAAGACAATATATTGATTGCATGCAATTCTAAGAGTGAGCTACTGGACCCTTGAGGCTGTGTGGGGCACAGTGAAACTCCAGAGCAAAAGAAATTGCAACCACTCTGCAGTACACCCAGGGAACCAGCTGGATTCCTGACCTCATGTTCctaagggaggaaaggaag from the Manis pentadactyla isolate mManPen7 chromosome 2, mManPen7.hap1, whole genome shotgun sequence genome contains:
- the RBM22 gene encoding pre-mRNA-splicing factor RBM22 — translated: MATSLGSNTYNRQNWEDADFPILCQTCLGENPYIRMTKEKYGKECKICARPFTVFRWCPGVRMRFKKTEVCQTCSKLKNVCQTCLLDLEYGLPIQVRDAGLSFKDDMPKSDVNKEYYTQNMEREISNSDGTRPVGMLGKATSTSDMLLKLARTTPYYKRNRPHICSFWVKGECKRGEECPYRHEKPTDPDDPLADQNIKDRYYGINDPVADKLLKRASTMPRLDPPEDKTITTLYVGGLGDTITETDLRNHFYQFGEIRTITVVQRQQCAFIQFATRQAAEVAAEKSFNKLIVNGRRLNVKWGRSQAARGKEKEKDGTTDSGIKLEPVPGLPGALPPPPAAEEEASANYFNLPPSGPPAVVNIALPPPPGIAPPPPPGFGPHMFHPMGPPPPFMRAPGPIHYPSQDPQRMGAHAGKHSSP